The following are encoded in a window of Haloplanus vescus genomic DNA:
- the ftsY gene encoding signal recognition particle-docking protein FtsY: protein MFDGLKDKLDSFRSDVEESADAEEADVDAEAEVDETEAEIDAEPAEPTTEDEAASDSEQTSDDDSEDSPSRLQRAKAFATGKVVLEEEDLEEPLWNLEMALLESDVEMGVAEAILDNVRSNLVGETKSQMASTGNLVQDALRDALVEVISVGQFDFEERIAEADKPVTIVFTGVNGVGKTTTIAKMARYLEERGYSSVLANGDTYRAGANEQIREHAEALGKRLIAHEQGGDPAAVIYDGVEYAEANDIDVVLGDTAGRLHTSSDLMAQLEKIDRVVDPDLTLFVDEAVAGQDAVERAQQFDDAAEIDGAVLTKADADSQGGAAISVAHVTGKPVLFLGTGQTYSDLERFDPEALVADLVD from the coding sequence ATGTTCGACGGACTGAAGGACAAACTGGACAGCTTCCGAAGCGACGTCGAAGAGAGTGCAGACGCCGAGGAAGCCGACGTCGATGCCGAAGCCGAAGTCGACGAGACCGAGGCAGAAATCGACGCCGAACCAGCCGAACCGACGACCGAGGACGAGGCGGCGTCGGACTCCGAGCAGACCAGCGACGACGACTCGGAAGATAGCCCCAGCCGACTCCAGCGAGCCAAGGCATTCGCCACCGGCAAGGTCGTCCTCGAAGAGGAGGACCTCGAAGAGCCACTCTGGAACCTCGAGATGGCGTTGCTGGAAAGCGACGTGGAGATGGGTGTCGCCGAGGCTATCCTCGACAACGTCCGCTCGAATCTGGTCGGCGAGACCAAATCCCAGATGGCGAGCACGGGCAATCTCGTCCAGGACGCGCTTCGCGACGCGCTGGTCGAAGTCATCAGCGTCGGCCAGTTCGACTTCGAGGAGCGCATCGCCGAGGCGGACAAACCCGTCACCATCGTCTTCACCGGCGTCAACGGCGTCGGCAAGACGACGACCATCGCGAAGATGGCGCGCTACCTCGAAGAGCGGGGCTACTCGTCGGTGCTCGCGAACGGCGACACCTATCGCGCGGGTGCCAACGAACAGATTCGCGAACACGCCGAGGCGCTCGGCAAGCGCCTCATCGCTCACGAACAGGGCGGCGACCCCGCCGCCGTCATCTACGACGGCGTCGAGTACGCCGAGGCCAACGACATCGACGTCGTCCTCGGCGACACCGCCGGCCGACTCCACACGTCGAGCGACCTGATGGCCCAGTTGGAGAAAATCGACCGCGTGGTCGACCCCGACCTCACGCTCTTCGTCGACGAGGCCGTCGCCGGACAGGACGCGGTCGAACGCGCCCAGCAGTTCGACGACGCCGCCGAAATCGACGGCGCAGTGTTGACGAAGGCGGACGCCGACTCGCAGGGCGGCGCCGCCATCTCCGTCGCGCACGTGACCGGCAAGCCCGTTCTCTTCCTCGGCACCGGGCAGACCTACTCGGACCTCGAACGGTTCGACCCCGAGGCGCTCGTCGCCGACCTCGTCGACTAG
- a CDS encoding Ntn hydrolase family protein → MSTVLGLACVDGVVLAGDRLHATDGHVRGTRRHVFEFDSVGVAAVGDDVDGFVDRLEAECRSYRTDRGAVRIVPFARMASDLAAEFGVSALVAAPDEAGTPRLRAVASDGSVTDDDVAAFGSGASLALGALEASHDPESTLDAAVTLARDALDSAATRDAGTGDEVDLLRLPADSSAVP, encoded by the coding sequence ATGAGCACCGTTCTCGGCCTCGCGTGTGTCGACGGCGTCGTTCTCGCGGGTGACCGACTGCACGCGACCGACGGCCACGTCCGCGGCACGCGCCGCCACGTCTTCGAGTTCGATAGCGTCGGCGTCGCCGCCGTCGGCGACGACGTGGACGGGTTCGTCGACCGCTTGGAGGCCGAATGTCGGTCGTATCGCACCGACCGCGGTGCGGTTCGAATCGTCCCATTCGCGCGGATGGCGAGCGACCTCGCCGCCGAGTTCGGCGTGTCTGCGCTCGTCGCCGCACCCGACGAGGCCGGGACGCCGCGCCTCCGCGCCGTCGCCTCCGACGGGAGCGTCACGGACGACGACGTGGCGGCGTTCGGTAGCGGGGCGTCGCTCGCGTTGGGCGCCCTCGAAGCGAGTCACGACCCCGAGTCGACGCTCGACGCCGCGGTGACGCTCGCCCGCGACGCTCTCGACAGCGCGGCGACACGAGACGCCGGCACCGGCGACGAGGTGGACCTCCTCCGCCTGCCCGCGGACAGCTCCGCTGTGCCGTAG
- a CDS encoding zinc ribbon domain-containing protein: MQRQVTKKEREYLYRQFIGFRNRKFSTKPTSDSSERRDVSVRYCQQCGAELDDDTSYCPECGTAVGDDYETTDNATSIENDSWDWSDPYGPFQSPRRALGTVNLLGVVTFLFAVVGNALGYPITVLPEPLPIALFLFWFGIIFFGFPLWVLLHVSDNVLGFLKQG; this comes from the coding sequence GTGCAGAGACAGGTCACGAAGAAAGAAAGAGAATATCTATATCGACAATTCATCGGATTTCGGAATAGAAAATTCTCCACCAAACCTACCAGCGACTCCTCCGAGCGTCGTGACGTGTCAGTCAGATATTGCCAACAATGTGGTGCAGAGCTTGACGACGATACCTCGTACTGTCCTGAATGTGGGACCGCAGTCGGGGACGACTACGAGACGACCGATAACGCGACCTCGATAGAGAACGATTCGTGGGACTGGTCTGACCCCTACGGACCGTTTCAGTCGCCTCGTCGCGCTCTCGGGACGGTCAATCTACTCGGTGTTGTGACCTTCCTCTTCGCAGTGGTAGGTAATGCGCTCGGGTATCCAATCACCGTACTTCCCGAACCTCTACCTATCGCGTTGTTCCTGTTCTGGTTCGGTATCATCTTCTTCGGGTTCCCACTGTGGGTGCTACTGCACGTCTCTGATAACGTGCTCGGATTCTTGAAGCAGGGATAA
- a CDS encoding MarR family transcriptional regulator produces the protein MRPRVDWMTQADERVLEFLHEKDIVASPTVIAANIDYTAEYISRRCRKLANSGLLQRIDPSNYRLTDLGRRFLDGEVDAEEVE, from the coding sequence ATGCGACCACGGGTTGACTGGATGACACAGGCAGACGAGCGTGTTCTTGAGTTTTTACACGAGAAGGATATTGTCGCCTCGCCGACCGTGATTGCCGCGAATATCGATTACACCGCTGAATACATTTCGCGTCGATGCCGAAAACTCGCTAATTCGGGCCTTCTACAACGGATTGACCCCTCAAACTACCGACTTACTGACCTCGGACGACGGTTTCTTGACGGCGAAGTTGATGCCGAAGAGGTCGAATGA
- a CDS encoding tyrosine-type recombinase/integrase, with translation MTYETLEPISPAEAKEMYLNARKHEVSQSTLDGYHYRLKHFIRWCENVEGLDNMNDLTGRKLQQFKTWRRDDGDLKPITLEGNLDALRVFIRWCESIDAVTEGLHDKIVMPALKKHDEQANGILDGDDADELLPYLRRFKYASRPHVILEILWQTGMRLGALKSIDVDDYDGENKSLLLEHRPDMGTPLKNGEEGERLVALTAETCRVIDDWIDHHRHDVTDDYGREPILTTENGRMQASSIRDAVYFVTRPCFYDADCPVGRDPNECEATDYGHYSKCPPNVSPHDIRRGSITHHLSEDVPEKVVSDRMNVGMDVLDKHYDKRSEQVKMEQRRGYLEDS, from the coding sequence ATGACGTACGAAACGCTCGAACCCATCTCACCCGCTGAGGCAAAGGAGATGTACCTCAACGCGCGGAAGCACGAAGTATCGCAATCGACTCTCGACGGGTATCACTACCGACTCAAACACTTCATCCGATGGTGTGAGAACGTCGAAGGCCTCGACAACATGAACGACCTCACGGGACGGAAACTGCAACAGTTCAAAACGTGGCGTCGTGACGACGGCGACCTCAAACCCATCACGCTCGAAGGCAACCTCGACGCCCTTCGTGTCTTCATTCGATGGTGCGAATCCATCGATGCCGTCACCGAGGGATTACACGATAAAATCGTGATGCCGGCGTTAAAGAAACACGACGAACAGGCGAACGGCATTCTCGACGGTGACGATGCTGACGAACTCCTCCCATACCTGCGACGCTTCAAGTACGCCTCTCGTCCGCACGTTATTCTCGAAATTCTCTGGCAGACGGGGATGCGTCTCGGGGCACTGAAATCCATTGACGTTGACGACTACGACGGCGAAAACAAATCACTCCTCCTCGAACACCGTCCCGATATGGGTACGCCCCTGAAGAACGGCGAGGAAGGGGAACGTCTCGTCGCGTTGACCGCGGAGACGTGCCGCGTAATCGATGACTGGATTGACCACCATCGTCACGACGTGACCGACGACTACGGGCGTGAACCGATACTGACGACGGAGAATGGTCGGATGCAGGCGTCATCAATTCGCGATGCAGTGTACTTCGTCACTCGTCCGTGCTTCTACGATGCTGATTGTCCTGTCGGTCGTGACCCCAACGAGTGCGAAGCAACTGACTACGGACACTATAGTAAGTGCCCTCCGAACGTGAGTCCTCATGATATACGTCGCGGGTCTATCACACACCACTTGTCTGAGGATGTCCCTGAAAAGGTCGTGAGTGACCGAATGAACGTGGGCATGGACGTGCTGGACAAACACTACGATAAGCGTTCAGAGCAGGTGAAAATGGAACAGCGTCGGGGATATCTTGAAGATTCGTAA
- a CDS encoding Rieske (2Fe-2S) protein — MDEPVRVTVTDGDEDEVVRIDDTEGAVEAGDATFRFDVGGTAPDPEDSTAEATADEATRRHVAPVDDVPSDGTLRFEARAGRRGVDGILQRTDEGVMAWENSCPHKPEVQLDRGLGALVDGDQLVCHEHGARFNCDDGFCTRGPCRGRSLTPIDVTVRDGDVILTDERFESGQRLDA; from the coding sequence ATGGACGAGCCGGTGCGGGTCACGGTCACGGACGGGGACGAAGACGAAGTGGTGCGCATCGACGACACCGAGGGCGCCGTCGAGGCCGGCGACGCGACGTTCCGCTTCGACGTGGGCGGGACGGCGCCGGATCCCGAGGATTCGACCGCCGAGGCGACGGCCGACGAGGCGACACGGCGACACGTCGCCCCCGTCGACGACGTGCCCAGCGACGGGACGCTCCGGTTCGAGGCACGCGCCGGGCGCCGGGGAGTTGACGGCATCCTCCAGCGGACCGACGAAGGCGTGATGGCGTGGGAGAACTCCTGCCCACACAAGCCGGAGGTCCAGCTCGACCGCGGCTTGGGCGCCCTCGTTGACGGCGACCAGCTCGTCTGTCACGAGCACGGTGCGCGGTTCAACTGTGACGACGGGTTCTGCACGCGCGGCCCCTGCCGCGGCCGGTCGCTCACCCCCATCGACGTGACCGTCCGCGACGGCGACGTGATTCTCACCGACGAGCGGTTCGAATCCGGGCAGCGACTGGACGCGTAG
- a CDS encoding sugar kinase — translation MTDLVTVGEATLRFSPPRGERIQTAREFAAHVDGPESNVAAAAATLGLDAAWLSKLPDTALGQRVVGDLRRHGVRTGVAWTEEGRTSTAFVERGATAGGTTVADREDAAVTSMTPADVPLGVAREAETLFVSGATPTRSEALFETTARLLDVAGDADTTRAFDTRFGATDLKPDAARDVYDRLLEDVEVLVVDESDADAVFGLDGDVVPAAHSLRTRYDCETVVITRDGTDHPTVGVAGESIYEVPPFESQTRDPAGVHDAFVGGFLAGRHRGANVREALRDGAATAALKRTVVGDAVVGSRRDVEEIREE, via the coding sequence GTGACCGATTTGGTGACCGTCGGCGAAGCGACGCTTCGGTTCTCGCCGCCGCGGGGCGAGCGCATCCAGACCGCACGGGAGTTCGCAGCCCACGTCGACGGGCCGGAGAGCAACGTCGCGGCGGCGGCAGCGACGCTTGGCCTCGACGCCGCGTGGCTCTCGAAACTGCCCGACACCGCGCTCGGTCAACGCGTCGTCGGTGACCTGCGCCGCCACGGCGTCCGGACGGGCGTCGCGTGGACCGAGGAAGGGCGGACCTCGACGGCCTTCGTCGAACGCGGGGCGACGGCCGGGGGGACGACCGTCGCGGACCGCGAGGACGCCGCCGTCACGAGCATGACGCCCGCGGACGTCCCGCTGGGCGTGGCCCGCGAGGCCGAGACGCTGTTCGTCAGCGGTGCCACCCCCACGCGCTCCGAAGCCCTCTTCGAGACGACGGCGCGACTCCTCGACGTGGCGGGCGACGCAGACACGACGCGGGCGTTCGACACCCGATTCGGGGCGACCGACCTCAAACCCGACGCGGCCCGAGACGTGTACGACCGACTGCTCGAGGACGTGGAGGTCTTGGTCGTCGACGAGTCGGACGCCGACGCGGTGTTCGGCCTCGACGGCGACGTGGTACCGGCGGCACACAGCCTGCGGACGCGCTACGACTGTGAGACGGTGGTAATCACCCGCGACGGCACGGACCACCCCACCGTCGGCGTCGCGGGCGAGTCGATATACGAGGTGCCGCCGTTCGAGAGCCAGACGCGCGACCCGGCTGGCGTCCACGACGCGTTCGTCGGCGGCTTTCTCGCCGGCCGCCACCGCGGCGCGAACGTCCGCGAGGCGTTGCGCGACGGCGCGGCCACCGCGGCGCTCAAGCGCACCGTCGTCGGCGACGCCGTCGTCGGGTCGCGCCGCGACGTAGAGGAGATTCGCGAGGAGTGA